The Chitinophaga caeni genome segment GTTTATATTCACGATGATTTTATCAGGCCGTATTTTGGAGATTTTCTTGTGGTCATGTTAATCTACTGCTTCTTGGCTACATTTGTTAAAATACCGGTTTGGTTGGGTAGCGCCTGTGTTTTAGTATTTGCTTACCTCGTTGAATTGGCCCAATATTTTAATCTCGTCAAGCTACTCGGCTTACAACATAGCCGTATGGCCAACATCGTGATCGGAAATCACTTTGAATGGATCGATATCTTATGTTATACTTTAGGAGTAATAACATTTTATCCTATCGCGAAAATTATTGAAGCCAAAACAAAATAAGTATTTACGCCTGCCATTATTTTTGTGCCCTTTGTAAAGTATTATGCCGACAACACGAAAGAAAAAGAAGAAAGGAAATAAAAGTAAACAGAAGAATAAGTTTACAGTATGGTTGATATTAATTGCAGCAGCATTTATTGTCAGCACCTGTTCCCGGCAACTTACAAATATCAAGGAATATTTACCTACAACGATTACCGGGAATGATCCGCGGCCGGATGAACAAGTTGCACCGGAAACTTCCGATGAAAGGCATTTGCTGTTGGAAAGCTTCGAATACAGCGCCAAACCGGCTTACAACCGGGAACTTCTCGAATTACCGACCGGGCCATGGTTGTTCAAAGATGCCATGATCGGGGATCTCAAGATGGATCATAAAGACGGGAAACAGGCTGCCCGCTTACGCAACAATGGCTTTATCCGCATGGAATACGACTTGCAGCCGGAAGCTGCTATACACGTTAGCATCCTGCATGCACGCTTCGGTAATGATGCCGCCAGCACCTGGCAGTTATGGTATTCTACCGACAGGGGGGCTACTTACAAACAAGCCGGCAATACGATTCGCAGTAATGCAATACAATTACAAAGAGCGCATTTCAATATTCCGAAAGCTTCCGCGCTCCGTCTCGAAATCAGGAAATCAGGTAGCGACAATAACCGCGTCAATATAGATGCCATTGCCATTTCATACCGGGATCGCAGGGTTGTAAACAAACCCTCACGCGCAGATCATAAAAAATCTGAACTGGATGATGATCACCTGTTGCTCGGTAACCCTAGCCATGCCAGTACCGATATCAGCTTCCCTGATAATTACTTACTCGACAAAAAGTTTTTCAAACTATCCTACAACAAGGCTAAAGGAACACCCAACTGGGTCAGTTGGCATTTAGACAAAAATGACATGGGAAAGGCATCCAGGCAAAAAGATTTTAACCAGGACGGATCCTTGCCTCCAGGTTGGTACCAAGTTAGCCACTCCAGTTATTCCGGCAGCGGTTTCGACCGCGGGCATAACTGTCCTTCAGCAGACCGGACTTCCAGCCGGGAAGCCAATAATGCAACATTTTATATGACCAATATGCTACCCCAAGCGCCCAACCATAACCAGCACCTATGGGCCAACTTGGAAGAGTATACGAGAGGACTGGTAAAACGAGGCAACGAGGTTTACATAATAATGGGAAGTTACGGCATTGGAGGTATCGGCAACCGTGGGAAAATAGAAAAGATCGATAAAAAAAGAATTACGGTGCCGAGCCATATCTGGAAAATAATAGTAGTGATTCCATATGGGAATAACGATTTGGCGCGTATCAATAAAAACACGAGGGTCATCGCTGTAAATACGCCCAATAGCAATACGGCTGATCATAATTGGCGGAAATATATCACCTCTGTAGCGGAGATCGAAGCAGCAACCCATTATCATTTTTTCACAAGTTTGCCGGACAGCACCCGGGAGATTTTAATATATAAAACCGACCAGGGCCGGTAAAATGCAACTATTTTAAAGACTAATTGTTTATTGAATGTGTAACATTTATGACCTCGAAACCTTTATATCATAGTTTATAACACATTCATAATCATATTAATTATTTATTTATGAGATTAGCAATCCTACTGTCAGCAGTTTGCATTTTAGCATTTAGTTGTAAAACCAAAGCCCCATCCGGAAGCGTTATGAACCCCACATTAGAAGAAACGTATTGGAAATTGGTCGAGTTAAACGGCCAGGCGGTAACCGCTAAACCGGCTACCGGGAAAGACATATATTTTATACTCAGGAAAGACGGCAACAAGGTGCAGGGATTCGCAGGCTGTAATGGTTTCGGGGGCACTTATGAATTAAAAGAAGGCGACCGTATCCGTTTTTCACAAATGATCAGCACGATGATGGCCTGCGATGTACTTGAAACGGAAAACAAGTTGATGAAGGTTTTCGAAATGGCAGATAATTACAACCTGGTGGATAATAGATTGATGCTTAATAAAGCCCGCATGGCGCCCCTGGCCCGATTCGAAGCAGTAAAATCCGTGAAGGGGCTGAAATAATATCATTAAGATCATCATCGGTATAACTGGAAAACGGCTTACCCGGTATTCGCATCAAAATACCCGGTAAGCCGTATGCTACAGCATTATACCGTGTATTGACTTAGTAGCGGAGTTTATTGCCCAGGTGAATTTTCCTTTCCGTATTTTCTTTTCCGTATAAATTCTTCCTACTAGGATCCGCTTCATGATTTTCATCATCCAAATGAGATTCCATATCCGGATCAAAGCCCCCTTCATTCATTTCATTCGGAACTTTCGCTTCTTCATCCTCATATGCTTCCTTAGCAGTACGCTTTACTTTTCCAGGCGGGAATTTATTAGGTGAGTTATCAATAAATTCATCGTAATATTTAGAGCGGCGACTATATTTCTTCAAGTCCTTTTCATCCTTGTTGGTAGGATCCAGCGGGTAATTTTTCCTATTTTTTCCACTTTTAGCATCATTTTTCATGGCAAATAAGTTTGATGTTCAATGTTAATAGTGAAAAGTCTATGCCAAATGGAATCTCAAGCATTTACCGCTATTGGCGGTGGGCTGATCTCCACGGTTCGGGTAGTTTTATCCACATGTTTAGTATACTTAATGCCGGTAAAAGGTCCATCTGGAATTGGTCTACAATTTGCGCGATTTTATATATAGAAGTCCTATTTATCTTATTTATTAATATAAAATAAATTGATCCAATCATGGCTAAATATTCAAAGAAAAGCCAAGAAAAAGTAGGCAAGGCTTTACACGAAATGAAAGAAGGTGAGTTGAAAAGCGGCAGCGGTAAAAAAGTAACCAGCAGGAAACAAGCCATCGCTATCGGACTTTCCGAAGCAAGGGAAGAGGGTGACAAAGTGCCTAAAAAAAGTAGTAGCAAAAAGAAAAGTTAACCGGCATTTGATTGCAAGGTTAAACCCGTACATATTTCCGTAGGAGGATATTTCCGGTACGATTCTATTGCTGTCGGAAAGCTTTTTTCGTGATTGAGATTTGTTATTCTATCCCGGGTAAGCAGGAGGTCCTTGTTAGTTCAAATTGTGCTTGGATCCGATCTTGAAAACCCGGATCGGCAAGCGCTTTGAGCATCTGGGCAAACCATTCAAAAAATGAATCGAAGTTTCGACGCTTGCATTCGAATCTCGTAGCAAGAGATATGCTTCCACGGAAATCAGTACGAATTATAAAGAAAATTGATCATTTCCCGCAGCTCCTTATCAAAATTTCTGCACTGCAAATACGATCCTTTTATAATCATCGATCTCAAATAAAATACCAACCGTTTTCTTGTTAATGAACGCGATATCAGAATAAGCGGAATAGCTTCCCTTGCTTTCCGCATCCGGACTTTTGGCTATCACATATTTCTTACCATATGATTTACCGTCATCACGGCTGACATACAAAGTTAGATTATCGCGCCGGGTAGTGCTGGCATTATTACAGAACAACAATTTTGTACCGGAAGATAATATACTTCCCTGGCATACCGGGTCCGGTAATTGATGATCGATATAAGTCGTATCCCAGTGTGCCCCACCATCCTTGCTGATGGCAATAATCCGCGCCCTTTCATTGCCCTGTTGATTGCGGGCGTTCATCATGAGCTTCCCATCACTCAATACAGCGGACATGGATTCATTACCACCGGCATAAGGCACATTTTCAGAAAGATGAAACGTCTTGCCATGATCGTCAGTATAATAGCCGTGTGCCTGGTAATCTTTAAAATGCGGCTGCGGGTTTCCCCGTGAATGATTGGCAGAAACGTAAATCCGTCCTGCATATGTTCCGGACTTAAATTGCAGTGCATGACCGGGGCTGTTAGCATAACTCCTCCAATCTAAGGAATCTTGATACCTGGAATTATTGGGATGATGAACCTGCTGGGTAATGTTTACCGGTTTATCCCAAGAATTTCCGCCATCGGTAGAACATACATACCAAACTTCCCTGAGACCGTGACCCTTCCTAACTTCACCTTCGTGATTATTTCCCGTATTGTAAAATAAAAATATTCTTCCCCCCGGGTAATTCGGATCTGCCAGGTCCACGACAGGGGCCGGGTTCCCGGCCTGCAAGTGATCTACATCTACCACCACTTGCAATGCAGACCAAGTCTTACCATGATCATTACTTTTCTTCATTACAATATCGATATTGCCGAAATCTCCCGCGTTATTCACCCGCCCTTCGCAAAAAGCTAATAAATCGCCATTAGGCAAGCTCACTAAAGCCGGAATCCTAAAATTCTTATAGCCATCATTTCCTCCTGCGAAAACCGTAGTATATTTTTTTTGAGCAAAAGCAAACGAAAAAGAGAGCAACAATCCTATGCAGCAAAGACATTTCTTGAGTAGCATTTGTAATTCGTTTTAATAGGATCCCAAATTATAGAATAAAAATCCTTGATACAAGTGCCGCCATAAAAAAAGCTTCTAGGCAATGTACCTAGAAGCCTTTTACATAGCTTGATTTTAATGATTGACTATCAAAATCATCTATTAATTAAATATCTCTTCTAATTTTTGATATAATTCTTCTCCCCTCAGGTTCTTAGCGATAATTTTACCATTTTCATCGAGGATAAAGTTTGTTGGAACGGCCCTGATACCTAATTTACCAACATATTCCCCTTTCCAGCCTTTCAAGTCCGAAACATGCTTCCAACTCAAACCATCTGCATCAATAGCTTTCAACCAGTTAGCTTTTTTATCATCCAAAGAAACACCGACAATTTCGAAACCCTTATCATGAAAAGCTTTATATGCTTTTACCACGTTCGGGTTTTCCTTTCGGCAGGGACCGCACCAGCTAGCCCAAAAATCCACCATCACGATTTTACCTTTATAATCAGATAAACTAACCATCTTTCCATTGACATCAGGTAATGACAACTCGATTGTTTTACCGATAGCTGTTTTCTGTTCAATTGCTAAATATTCTTCGATTTTCTTACCATAAAAGGAAGCTTTTGCCTGGGCACCTAATTTCGCATATTCCTTTACCGCCCTCTCCGTATTTGGATAATTTACATAGCGATCTACAATTACGTATGCGCTCACCGGGGAGTTAGGATATTTGTCTACTATCTTTGTAACTGCATCAGCCATCCGTTGATCTAATGCAGCAAACCCATCTTCTCCCTTCTTTCTCAGCGCTTCTCCAGCGGATTTATCTTCCAGTTTACCTGCACTATCCAGCATTTTGTATAATTTACCGGCATCTTGCCTGATAGCTTCCCATTCAGCATCCCATTCATTATAGATGTTGTTTGCTGCTGAACCTTTGATAACGGCATCCGCCCAGCTTTTACCGGAAGCGGTAAATGTAAGGTCATGGGTATCCATGAAGAATGCTTTCCAGGCAGGACTAAACTTTGATGTACCTGAAATCGCGATCATCTCGGCATTGGAGACCGGTACAGAAAAGGAAAATTTACCATTTTTCAACAAAAC includes the following:
- a CDS encoding ribosomal maturation YjgA family protein, producing MLRFHRVFAVLTILLFIIEVIIAVYIHDDFIRPYFGDFLVVMLIYCFLATFVKIPVWLGSACVLVFAYLVELAQYFNLVKLLGLQHSRMANIVIGNHFEWIDILCYTLGVITFYPIAKIIEAKTK
- a CDS encoding DNA/RNA non-specific endonuclease; the encoded protein is MPTTRKKKKKGNKSKQKNKFTVWLILIAAAFIVSTCSRQLTNIKEYLPTTITGNDPRPDEQVAPETSDERHLLLESFEYSAKPAYNRELLELPTGPWLFKDAMIGDLKMDHKDGKQAARLRNNGFIRMEYDLQPEAAIHVSILHARFGNDAASTWQLWYSTDRGATYKQAGNTIRSNAIQLQRAHFNIPKASALRLEIRKSGSDNNRVNIDAIAISYRDRRVVNKPSRADHKKSELDDDHLLLGNPSHASTDISFPDNYLLDKKFFKLSYNKAKGTPNWVSWHLDKNDMGKASRQKDFNQDGSLPPGWYQVSHSSYSGSGFDRGHNCPSADRTSSREANNATFYMTNMLPQAPNHNQHLWANLEEYTRGLVKRGNEVYIIMGSYGIGGIGNRGKIEKIDKKRITVPSHIWKIIVVIPYGNNDLARINKNTRVIAVNTPNSNTADHNWRKYITSVAEIEAATHYHFFTSLPDSTREILIYKTDQGR
- a CDS encoding META domain-containing protein is translated as MRLAILLSAVCILAFSCKTKAPSGSVMNPTLEETYWKLVELNGQAVTAKPATGKDIYFILRKDGNKVQGFAGCNGFGGTYELKEGDRIRFSQMISTMMACDVLETENKLMKVFEMADNYNLVDNRLMLNKARMAPLARFEAVKSVKGLK
- a CDS encoding DUF6496 domain-containing protein, whose amino-acid sequence is MAKYSKKSQEKVGKALHEMKEGELKSGSGKKVTSRKQAIAIGLSEAREEGDKVPKKSSSKKKS
- a CDS encoding sialidase family protein — translated: MLLKKCLCCIGLLLSFSFAFAQKKYTTVFAGGNDGYKNFRIPALVSLPNGDLLAFCEGRVNNAGDFGNIDIVMKKSNDHGKTWSALQVVVDVDHLQAGNPAPVVDLADPNYPGGRIFLFYNTGNNHEGEVRKGHGLREVWYVCSTDGGNSWDKPVNITQQVHHPNNSRYQDSLDWRSYANSPGHALQFKSGTYAGRIYVSANHSRGNPQPHFKDYQAHGYYTDDHGKTFHLSENVPYAGGNESMSAVLSDGKLMMNARNQQGNERARIIAISKDGGAHWDTTYIDHQLPDPVCQGSILSSGTKLLFCNNASTTRRDNLTLYVSRDDGKSYGKKYVIAKSPDAESKGSYSAYSDIAFINKKTVGILFEIDDYKRIVFAVQKF
- a CDS encoding TlpA disulfide reductase family protein, with the translated sequence MKKLLLTALSAVAMLQVGAQSKYKISGQIKNFEGKYIYLHKFTGTSDQLDSVLLKNGKFSFSVPVSNAEMIAISGTSKFSPAWKAFFMDTHDLTFTASGKSWADAVIKGSAANNIYNEWDAEWEAIRQDAGKLYKMLDSAGKLEDKSAGEALRKKGEDGFAALDQRMADAVTKIVDKYPNSPVSAYVIVDRYVNYPNTERAVKEYAKLGAQAKASFYGKKIEEYLAIEQKTAIGKTIELSLPDVNGKMVSLSDYKGKIVMVDFWASWCGPCRKENPNVVKAYKAFHDKGFEIVGVSLDDKKANWLKAIDADGLSWKHVSDLKGWKGEYVGKLGIRAVPTNFILDENGKIIAKNLRGEELYQKLEEIFN